GCGCGTCGGATCACAGGAATACCGAGCGCACGAGCGCGCTCGAGCTCCGGGTGCATTTTGGGAATCGCGCTCGACACCACCAAGGCGCGATGGCCATCCACGTGCGCCGCATCGTGTCCGTGCGATACGGCGAGCCCGAGTCGCGTGAGGTCTTCGGCGCCGCCTGGATTCTGGTCACAACCGGTGACCGTTGCGCCGCGCCGCGCGCAGAGCTCAGCGAGTGCGCTCATCCCTGCACCAGCAATGCCAACGAAGTGAATGGGGCGAGGGTCAATCGGATCGATCAGCGGCATGGTCGGTGGGGTTCAGGCCGCACCGGCAGTGCCGGCGCGCATGACGTGAAGAATGTGTTGCGCAATTTCAACAGCCGCGTGCGGCCGCGCACGAGCGGCGGCACTCGCGGCCAGCGCCGCGAGACGCGCGGGCGAGTCGAGCAGACTGCGCACCGTCGCATCCAGTTGCTCAGCCGAGAGGTCGCGCTGCGCGAGATGCAGCGCGGCGCCCGAGCGTTCGAGCGCCACGGCATTCGACGTTTGGTGATCCTGAGCGGCCGTCGGCAATGGACAGATGATCATAGGCACGCCCCACGCGCACAACTCGGACGTGCCCATCATCCCCCCGCGCACAAAGGCCACGTCGCTCGCGGCGTAGGCATCGGCAATCGGCGAGAGATAGGGCACCACCTTCACGTCGGCGCGATCATACTGGCTGTACGCGTCGTACTGCGCTTTGCCGGTCGCCCAGATGACGCAGAGTTGCTTAGGAAGCCCACGCTCCACCCAGGCAGCCACCGCTTGATTGAGCGCACGCGCCCCTTGGCTGCCGCCGAACACGAGCAACACCCGCGCGTTCGATGGAAAACCCCAGCGCGCTCGCGCGACGGCGCGGTCTTGGCGAATGTCGGGCGGCGGCTCAATGGGATTTCCCGTGTCGCGATACTGGCACCCGCCATGGGGGAGGTACGACTCCGCTTCAGGAAAGCCGAGATACGCCTCCGTCGCAATGCGACAGAACATGCGCGCGGTCAGCCCTGGATGGCTATCGCCAATGTGTTGCACCACCGGCACGCCGCGCGACCAAGCCCACGCAAGTGCGGCACCGCTGGCGTACCCGCCGGTGCCAATCACGACGCGCGGCGACAGGGCCCGTCCGAGTGTGCCCATCGCGCCCCACGCGCTCACGGCCCCGCGCACCGTTCGCCAGTTGCGCCAGAACTTTGGGCGATAGAGCGGATGCAGGTCGAGGAGCGTGTGCGCGAACTCTGTTTGCGGGAGTACGTCGCGCTCAATGCCGCGGTGTGCGCCCACGAAGTGCGGCACCACCGACGGGTCGAGTCGTACGAGAGCCCGCGCAATCGCGAGCCCAGGATACAGATGTCCGCCGGTGCCACCACCGGCGACGATCACGTTCACCGGCTTCCTCCAAACGGATCCGAGGCGCGATCGCCAATCACCCGTTCCGGCTGGCTCCCGATATTCACGAGAATCCCCGTCATCAAAAACGACAGGATCAAGTTGGAGCGACCGTACGAAATGAACGGAAGCGTGAGCCCTGTGGTCGGCAGCAATCCCGTAACCACGCCAATGTGCAAATAGGCCGTGACGAGCATCGTCACGGTGATGCCGATGGCCACGAGCTGTTGATAGGTGGACCGCGCCTGACGAGCGATGCGAAAACCGAGCCACCCCCACAGGGCGTACACGGCAATGAGCGCCGCGATGCCAACAAAGCCCCACTCCTCACCAATGCTGCCGCCAATAAAGTCATCGTACGACAGCGGAAGGAACCCATGTTGCTGACGCCCTTCACCAAAGCCGGCGCCAAACCACCCACCCGACCCTACAGCAATGAGCGACTGATCGAGCTGATAGTTCACCTTAGCGTGCGCTTGCCCCGCCATGTCGGCAAAGCCGAGGATGCGCTCCATCACGTATTGCAGGCGCTGTGTCTCGCGCAGGAGCACCGGCGAGATCACGACGCCGAGGAACACAAAGTGCCCGACGCGCGCACCGGCGGCAAACACGATGATCCCCATCTGCAACAGGTAGAACAGCACCGTCGACAGATCAGGCTCGAGCGCGGCGGTGATGGCGAGGGCGCCAATCACCACAAGAATGGGCAACAAGCCCTTGGTGAGTCGGCGCAGCTGATCGCCCTTCTTCACCACAAGCATCGCCGTCCACACGATCACCGCCAGCTTCGCGAACTCCGAGGGCTGCACCGAGCCGTGAAACAAGTACCGGCGCGCGCCAAGAATCGGCGGCGCAATGAATTTCGTAAAAGGGAGCACCGTCAGGAGCATGAGGAAAAGCGCGAGCCCCATCACCCACCAGGCGTATTTGCTCCAGAGCTCCGCGTCCAACTTGGCAGCGACCGCAAAGACAATCACCCCTACGCCAATTCCGGAGAGCTGCTTGAGCAGGAAGTATGCGCTCCCCTTGCCCTCTTGCGTCGCCTCAAAAGCGCTCGCGCTATAGAGCGTGGCCAAGCCAAAGGCGAGCAGGAGCGCGGTGACGATAATCAGCCCGCGCGCATCGAGGCCGATACGCCAGCGGTCGCGTACGGCGCCGCCAGCCATCGGCAGCGCTGCCGTGGTCATACGCTCGTGACGCGGCGCCGGAACTCGGCGCCGCGCTCTTCGTAGTTGGTGAACATATCGAAACTCGAACAGGCAGGAGACAGCAACACCGCGTCGCCCGGCTGGGCCAACGCGCGTGCGCGACGCATCACATCCTCAAAGGACGATTCGATCCGCTCCAGCGGCACGTGGCCGCCCAAGTCGGCTGCGATGAGCGCCGCCGACTCCCCATAGGCAATCACGGCCCGAGCGTGGCGCGAGAGCCCGTCGAGAAGCCCCGTATACGGTTCTCCTTTGTGCCGACCGCCCAACAGCACCACCGTCGGACGGGTCATGCCATCCAGCGCCACGCGCGTGGACGCCACATTAGTCGCTTTGGAATCGTTGATCCAGAGCACGCCGTCGCGTTCCGCCACAATCTCAAGGCGGTGGGGCATGCCGCGAAAGGCGCGCACGCCGCTCACCAGACGCGCCAAGGCGTCGGGCGTCGCGTGGGCTGGGTCGGCAACAGCGACTGCCAGCACGGCCGCCAGCACGTTTGCCACGTTGTGGTCGCCGAGGAGCGGAATGTCCGCACGACTCAAGAGATCGTGCCCTAAGACCGTCCATCGGTCGGCATGCACAGCCGGAGCAGCAGACGGGACTAAGTTCCCGACGCTCGCCGTACCCGCCGTGCCACCAATACCCAGCGTACCGGGACGAAGCGAAAACGTATACCGCGTGCCCGCAATGCCAGCCGTCCGCCGCATCACCTCGGCGTCATCGCCATTCACCACCCAACGGCTCGCCGGCGTGGCGCGCGCGAACAGTCGCATTTTGTCGGCGTAATAGTCGTCGATCGCGTCATACCGATCGAGATGGTCGGGGGCGAGGTTCGTGAGCACACCGACGGCCGGTGCGAGACTCGGCGTGTCGTGCAGTTGAAAACTCGAGAGCTCCAGCGCCACCCATGCGGGCGGCGCCGCACGCAGCGCCACCTCCGACAACGGCGTGCCAATATTCCCCGCCGCCACCGCATCCACCCCGAGTGAGCGGAGCAGCTGCTCAATCAGCGCCGTCACCGTGGTTTTGCCATTGGTGCCGGTCACCGCAATGCATCGGGTGGTTGGCAGAAAACTCAGCGCCACTTCAACTTCGCTCACAATCGGCACGCCGTGCGCTGCGGCCGTCACGAGGGGCGGCGCCTTGGGCGACACACCGGGACTCGTCACAACCAGTACGGCACGCGCAATGCGCTCGAGATCGTGGGCGCCAGCGGTGGTGGCAATCCCCAGCGCGTTGAGTGAATTGGCGACGGCGGCTACAGCCGCGTCGGAACTTCCGTCCGACGCATACACACGCGCCCCTTCGCGAGCCAAGAGCCGCGACACCGCTTGGCCACTTCGGCCAAGGCCGAGGACCGCGACTTCGCCGCGACCGAGGAGTTCGCGAATCACCGGAGCTTCAGCGTACCGAGGGCCACGAACGCGCAGAGGATGCCCAGAATCCAGAACCGCACCACCACCTGTGTTTCTGGCCATCCCTTGAGTTCAAAGTGATGGTGCAACGGCGCTCGGAGAAAGACGCGGTTCTGCTGCGCGTACTCCAGTCCAAAACGCTTCCGGCGGTACTTGAACACGGTCCGTTGAATCAGCACCGAGAACGTCTCCGTCACAAACACGCCACCAATGAAGAGGTAGAGAAACTCGCTCTTCAAGAGAATCGCCACCACACCAAGCGCGCCGCCGAGGGCCAGTGATCCGGTATCCCCCATAAACACCTGGGCCGGATGCGCATTGAACCAGAGAAAGCCTATTGCCGCGCCGAACACCGCCGAGCAGAAGATCGTCAACTCGCCCGCGTTGCGCAGATAAAACAGCTGGAGATACGCGGAGGCATCCACGCGTCCCATGGCGTACGCAAAAATGGCGAAGGTGCCGATGGCGATCGCCATGAGCCCCGTGGCGAGTCCGTCGAGTCCGTCGGTGAGATTCACCGCGTTGCTGGTGGCGGTCATCACGAAGGTGACGAACGGCACGTAGAGCCACGCCATGCCGATGGTCGCCGGCACGATCAACACGTATTTGGCAAAAGGAACGGTGGTCGAGGCGCCAGGCAGTTGATTGAGCGGGAACTGCCAGATGTAAATCGAGAGCACGAGGCCGCAGATCACCTGGCCTGCAAGCTTGTAACGCTCCACGAGTCCCTTGTTCTCTTTTCCCTCGCGCTTCTGCCGAATCTTGAGGTAGTCATCGAGAAAGCCGATGCCGCCCATCCAAAGCGTAACGGCGAGTGCGAGCCACACATATCGATTGTCGAGCCGCATCCACAGCAGCGTGGGCAGCAAGGTGGCCACCAGAATGATCAGGCCGCCCATCGTGGGCGTGGTGCCCTTGCCCGCATGCGAGTCGGGCGTGCCGGCGCGCACCACTTGGTGGATCTGCATCTGTTGCAGACGTCGCAGAATCATCGGCCCAAAAATGAACGCGACGAGGAGCGCCGTCACTGCCGCGCCAGCCGCGCGGAAGCTCTGGTACCCGAACACGCGCAGCGGACCGAAGTGGTCGCGGAGCGGAAACAGAAAGTAGTAGAGCATCCTAGGCGGGGTTGGTGGCCCACGTGGACAGATACGGCACGAGACGTTCGAGACGCACGCCCCTCGATGCCTTCAACAGAATCACCGCATCGCGCGCGAGGCGCGGCGCGAGTTGCGGCCACAAGTCATCCACATCCTGCGCAATCAGGACGCGCGGATCGCGTGGGGCGAGTGCCGCGAGCGCCGGACCGAACTCGCCGATCCCCGCCACGACATCCGCGCCAGAGTCGAGCGCCGCGGCCGCGATCTCACGATGCGACCGCTCGGCTGCCGCGCCGAGTTCGCGCATCGTCCCGAGCACCGCCACTCGCTGGCGGACGTTCCCCACTTTGGTGAGCAACTGAATCGCCGCGCGCGCAGACCCGGGGTTGGCGTTGTAAGCATCGTTGATGAGCAACGCGGAGCCGAGCGCCGTGATGGCCGAGCGCATTCCCGGAAGCGCGCCCACATCAATAGAAGAAATCGTCTCGGCCGATTCGGTGTCGAACAACCCGCACTCTCGCGCGAGCGCAATCGCCAGCATCGTATTCCGCAGATTGTGTTCGCCCTTGAGTGGCACGTCCACATGTGCCGCCTCGAGGTCAAGCCAGCCGCTCCCATCGGGGTGCAACCCCCACGCCGTCGCACGGACATCGCCGT
This portion of the Gemmatimonadota bacterium genome encodes:
- a CDS encoding UDP-N-acetylglucosamine--N-acetylmuramyl-(pentapeptide) pyrophosphoryl-undecaprenol N-acetylglucosamine transferase — protein: MNVIVAGGGTGGHLYPGLAIARALVRLDPSVVPHFVGAHRGIERDVLPQTEFAHTLLDLHPLYRPKFWRNWRTVRGAVSAWGAMGTLGRALSPRVVIGTGGYASGAALAWAWSRGVPVVQHIGDSHPGLTARMFCRIATEAYLGFPEAESYLPHGGCQYRDTGNPIEPPPDIRQDRAVARARWGFPSNARVLLVFGGSQGARALNQAVAAWVERGLPKQLCVIWATGKAQYDAYSQYDRADVKVVPYLSPIADAYAASDVAFVRGGMMGTSELCAWGVPMIICPLPTAAQDHQTSNAVALERSGAALHLAQRDLSAEQLDATVRSLLDSPARLAALAASAAARARPHAAVEIAQHILHVMRAGTAGAA
- a CDS encoding putative peptidoglycan glycosyltransferase FtsW, with product MTTAALPMAGGAVRDRWRIGLDARGLIIVTALLLAFGLATLYSASAFEATQEGKGSAYFLLKQLSGIGVGVIVFAVAAKLDAELWSKYAWWVMGLALFLMLLTVLPFTKFIAPPILGARRYLFHGSVQPSEFAKLAVIVWTAMLVVKKGDQLRRLTKGLLPILVVIGALAITAALEPDLSTVLFYLLQMGIIVFAAGARVGHFVFLGVVISPVLLRETQRLQYVMERILGFADMAGQAHAKVNYQLDQSLIAVGSGGWFGAGFGEGRQQHGFLPLSYDDFIGGSIGEEWGFVGIAALIAVYALWGWLGFRIARQARSTYQQLVAIGITVTMLVTAYLHIGVVTGLLPTTGLTLPFISYGRSNLILSFLMTGILVNIGSQPERVIGDRASDPFGGSR
- the murD gene encoding UDP-N-acetylmuramoyl-L-alanine--D-glutamate ligase, whose amino-acid sequence is MIRELLGRGEVAVLGLGRSGQAVSRLLAREGARVYASDGSSDAAVAAVANSLNALGIATTAGAHDLERIARAVLVVTSPGVSPKAPPLVTAAAHGVPIVSEVEVALSFLPTTRCIAVTGTNGKTTVTALIEQLLRSLGVDAVAAGNIGTPLSEVALRAAPPAWVALELSSFQLHDTPSLAPAVGVLTNLAPDHLDRYDAIDDYYADKMRLFARATPASRWVVNGDDAEVMRRTAGIAGTRYTFSLRPGTLGIGGTAGTASVGNLVPSAAPAVHADRWTVLGHDLLSRADIPLLGDHNVANVLAAVLAVAVADPAHATPDALARLVSGVRAFRGMPHRLEIVAERDGVLWINDSKATNVASTRVALDGMTRPTVVLLGGRHKGEPYTGLLDGLSRHARAVIAYGESAALIAADLGGHVPLERIESSFEDVMRRARALAQPGDAVLLSPACSSFDMFTNYEERGAEFRRRVTSV
- the mraY gene encoding phospho-N-acetylmuramoyl-pentapeptide-transferase, yielding MLYYFLFPLRDHFGPLRVFGYQSFRAAGAAVTALLVAFIFGPMILRRLQQMQIHQVVRAGTPDSHAGKGTTPTMGGLIILVATLLPTLLWMRLDNRYVWLALAVTLWMGGIGFLDDYLKIRQKREGKENKGLVERYKLAGQVICGLVLSIYIWQFPLNQLPGASTTVPFAKYVLIVPATIGMAWLYVPFVTFVMTATSNAVNLTDGLDGLATGLMAIAIGTFAIFAYAMGRVDASAYLQLFYLRNAGELTIFCSAVFGAAIGFLWFNAHPAQVFMGDTGSLALGGALGVVAILLKSEFLYLFIGGVFVTETFSVLIQRTVFKYRRKRFGLEYAQQNRVFLRAPLHHHFELKGWPETQVVVRFWILGILCAFVALGTLKLR